A genomic segment from Phragmites australis chromosome 6, lpPhrAust1.1, whole genome shotgun sequence encodes:
- the LOC133920373 gene encoding casparian strip membrane protein 3-like, with product MEGKAPVSEHGETSKAAVPEVTSESRAASRGLSVLDLILRFVAVAATVGSAIAMGTTNQTLPFFTQFLRFKAQYNDLPALTFFVVVNSIVAAYLVLSIPLSIVHIIRSRAKYSRLVLVFFDAAMLALVTSAASAAAAIVYLAHKGNARANWFALCQQFDSFCERISGSLIGSFVAMALLILIILLSAAALARR from the exons ATGGAGGGCAAAGCCCCGGTGTCCGAGCACGGGGAGACCTCCAAGGCCGCCGTGCCCGAGGTGACCAGCGAGAGCAGGGCGGCCAGCCGCGGGCTGTCCGTGCTCGACCTCATCCTCCGCTTCGTCGCGGTCGCGGCCACCGTCGGCAGCGCCATCGCCATGGGCACCACCAACCAGACGTTGCCCTTCTTCACGCAGTTCCTCCGGTTCAAGGCGCAGTATAATGATCTCCCGGCCTTAAC GTTCTTCGTGGTGGTGAACTCGATCGTTGCAGCGTACTTGGTCCTGTCGATCCCTCTGTCCATCGTTCACATCATCAGAAGCAGGGCAAAATACAGTAGGCTGGTCTTGGTCTTCTTTGATGCG GCAATGCTGGCGCTGGTGACGTCGGCAGCATCAGCGGCCGCGGCGATCGTGTACTTGGCGCACAAGGGCAACGCTAGGGCGAACTGGTTCGCCCTCTGCCAGCAGTTCGACTCCTTCTGCGAGCGCATCTCCGGCTCCCTCATCGGTTCCTTCGTGGCCATGGCCCTGCTCATTCTGATCATACTCCTGTCCGCCGCCGCCCTGGCACGGCGCTAG
- the LOC133921252 gene encoding protein BOBBER 1-like, with protein MAIITEFHEGDEEALAPAAKAVGGSDEDVLAAVLARTGGPLPFLQAAMDVARKRSDLFRDPAAAGKVAEMAKAARAQAQAEEKLRKVREEARQLTGRRRNEEARKGKVEGKAESTEKDGWLVREPNAENGLDLEKYSWSQELSEVNITVPVPQGTQSRFVVCEIEKNHLKVALKGQTPIIDGELYRPVKVGDCFWNIEDGKSLSILLTKQNQKEWWACVIRGGLELDIKKVKIMPSKFSELDLDSECRQALQKACYDRRQKMMGLPTSDETQMQDLLKKFAKKDFSRG; from the exons ATGGCGATCATCACCGAGTTCCACGAGGGCGACGAGGAGGCGCTAGCACCGGCGGCGAAGGCCGTCGGCGGCAGCGACGAGGACGTCCTCGCGGCGGTGCTCGCGCGCACGGGCGGCCCGCTCCCGTTCCTCCAGGCGGCGATGGACGTCGCGCGGAAGCGCTCGGACCTGTTCCGCGACCCCGCCGCGGCGGGGAAGGTGGCGGAGATGGCGAAGGCGGCCAGGGCCCAGGCGCAGGCGGAGGAGAAGCTCAGGAAGGTGAGGGAGGAGGCGAGGCAGCTGACTGGGAGGCGAAGGAACGAGGAAGCGAGGAAGGGGAAGGTGGAGGGGAAAGCAGAGAGCACGGAGAAGGACGGGTGGCTCGTGAGAG AACCAAATGCGGAAAATGGTCTGGACTTGGAGAAATATTCCTGGTCTCAGGAGTTGTCAGAGGTTAACATAACTGTTCCAGTCCCCCAAGGAACACAGTCAAGGTTTGTTGTCTGTGAGATTGAGAAGAACCATCTGAAGGTTGCACTAAAGGGCCAGACTCCTATAATTGAT GGGGAGCTTTACCGACCAGTTAAAGTTGGCGACTGCTTCTGGAACATTG AGGATGGGAAATCACTGTCTATACTTCTGACAAAGCAAAACCAGAAGGAATGGTGGGCATGTGTGATAAGAGGTGGCCTTGAGTTGGACATCAAGAAGGTGAAGATAATGCCCAGCAAATTCTCTGAATTGGATTTGGATAGTGAGTGCAGGCAGGCTCTTCAGAAGGCATGC TATGATCGTCGTCAGAAGATGATGGGCCTCCCAACAAGTGATGAAACCCAAATGCAGGACCTTCTCAAGAAGTTCGCCAAG AAGGATTTCTCACGGGGATAA
- the LOC133921254 gene encoding NEP1-interacting protein-like 2, producing the protein MEIVAEAAPPDEDGLDERGVALYLPRLLAGVFSGALTGIFALAGALTGAVTGAVAGRASDSGVLRGAGLGAFAGAVLSIEVLEASRAYWGSDRMGSHGATSMADFIEQLLHARFVQGQFTPSAYSSYRWQVSISGFGHDDLYDIFGGISSKGLSRESMKKLPHYVVTDQIRDSFGEILSCPICLQDIVAGETARRLPNCSHTFHQPCVDKWLVDHGSCPVCRQDV; encoded by the exons ATGGAGATTGTTGCCGAGGCGGCCCCGCCCGACGAGGACGGGCTGGACGAGCGCGGCGTGGCGCTGTACCTCCCCAGGCTGCTCGCCGGTGTCTTCTCCGGCGCCCTCACCGGCATCTTCGCTCTCG CTGGAGCCTTGACCGGAGCAGTCACAGGCGCGGTGGCGGGCAGAGCTTCGGACAGCGGTGTTCTTCGGGGAGCTGGACTGGGGGCGTTCGCTGGAGCTGTCCTCTCCATCGAGGTTCTTGAGGCTTCTCGCGCTTATTGGGGCTCAGACCGGATGGGCTCGCACGGCGCAACTTCCATG GCCGATTTCATTGAGCAGCTCCTTCACGCCCGATTTGTGCAAGGGCAATTTACACCTTCAGCATATTCATCATATCGCTGGCAG GTCAGCATATCAGGTTTCGGTCATGATGATCTATATGACATCTTTGGAGGCATTTCATCCAAAGGGCTTTCGCGAGAGTCAATGAAAAAATTACCACATTATGTGGTCACTGACCAAATTCGGGATTCATTTGGTGAAATCCTGTCTTGCCCTATCTGTCTACAG GACATTGTAGCCGGTGAAACAGCAAGGAGGTTGCCCAATTGCTCTCACACTTTTCACCAGCCTTGTGTGGACAAATGGCTCGTTGATCATGGGTCATGCCCTGTATGTAGGCAAGATGTGTAA